In Propionispora hippei DSM 15287, the DNA window CTTGCTTATAGGAATTATGAGTGGTTGAAACGGATTTTGGCATACTTTTTGCTCTATACATATATGTGATTGGTCGAAGAGAAGGGAAGTGGAAAAAATTAGTTATGCAGAGGAGACACAGATCATTTTAAGTGAACTGCAGGAGGCGTTAGGAGCCGTGCAGGAGAACGAGGTAGGGACTATGGTCGAAGCAATTTGTCAGGCAAGAATGGTTTTTGCAACCGGAGTCGGCAGAGTGCTGCTGATGGTCCAGGCATTTGTTAAACGCCTAAATCATTTGGGGATCAAGGCCAATTTTGTTGGCGCGGTTGATGAGCCGGCGATTACAAGCCAGGATGTCTTACTTGTTGCATCCGGCTCAGGCGAAAGCGTGGTACCTCTTGCCGTAATGAAAGTCGCTAAACGGTACAAGGCTAACATTGTTCATGTAGGCGCAAGCCCGGATAGTTCAATGACTGAGTACGAAGATTTGTTTGTACGTATTCCCTGTAAAACAAAATTAAACAAGCCCGATGAAATTCCATCAAAGCAACTTATGAGCAGCTTATTTGAGCAAAGTTTATTATTATTATTGGATGCGGTAGCGATGATGATCGCAAAAAAGCAGCAGATAACTAATTTGGATGAATTGTGGCAATATCATGCGAATTTGGAGTAAAGAGAGAAGGAGCTTAATGGACGATATGATGAAGGCTGCTGTATTATATGCGCCAGGTTGTTTAAAGATAGAAAATGTTCCGATACCGGTTCCGGGGAAAGATGAAGTGCTGGTAAAAGTATTAGCCTGCGGTGTTTGCGGGTCAGACATTCCGCGTATAGTAACAACCGGGACCTATCATTTTCCAACGATTCCCGGCCATGAGTTCGGTGGAATTGTCTGCCAGGCAGGGAGTGAAGAGCAGCAATACTTAGTCGGGAGGAAAGTAGCGGTCAATCCTTTAATTCCCTGTTATAAATGTGAAATGTGCGAAGTTGGAAAGTATGCTCAATGCAGCCAATATGATTTCCTTGGGTCTCGCAGTCATGGTGGATTTGCCCAATATGCAAAGGTTCCTGTTAAGAATCTAATTGTACTGCCTGACCATATGGACGATAAAGCAACGGCGTTTTTAGAGCCTGTAACGGTAGCGCTGCATGTAGTGCAAAACTGCCAATTGCGGTTTGGTGAAAATGTAGCAGTTTTTGGATTGGGTGCGATTGGAATGTTTATTGCACAATGGGCAAAGGCTTTTGGCGCGCCTCATGTATTTGCCATTGATATCGATGAAAAAAAGGTCGCGCTGGCTAAAGCGCTAGGTTTGTATGATGCCATTTGTTCGGGACAAGAAGACGTTGAAAGAGTTATTGGAGAAAAAACAGATGGTGTTGAGTTTGCTTTTGAAGCAGCCGGGTCTGAGACGGCATTCGCTCAGGCAATTCATCTTTTACGTCAGTCAGGAACGCTGGGACTTGTAGGACGGCCAACGAAAAATCTGAGTGTGGCGCCGCAGGTTTTTGAAAAAATTTTACGGTCTCAGTTGACCCTTAAGGGAACCTGGAGCTTTGAAGCGGTCAATTTCCCGCATCATGCCTGGGGGCAAAGCGCTGTGGCTATTGACAAAGGCCAGATTCAGATTTCTCCGTTGATATCGCACTGTTTTTCCTTAGAGAGGACAATGGAGGCAATTGAGTTGATGAATCGGAGAAAAGAGTTTTATTCAAAAATATTAATAATGCCGAACCAGTGAAAACTGAAGGTTTTGGCAGTTGGAGAAACATGGCGTTTTTTTATTGCCATAGCTATAGTGAGCTATTCCAGGGGCGCCGTCATGAAACTAAAGAAAGGAGGATGGATAATTCGTAAAGGGTCGCTTTGCAGCTTGCAGGTAAATTAAACGAGAGAGAGGGAATTTTTTATGTTATCGGCAATTTTGGTAGCTGTCATAGCTACGATGAGTACGTGGTGGGTAAGTCATGTTATAACCAGAACGTGGTTGTATCCGTTATGGTCAGGTTTTTTGGTGGCTTTGGCGATGGGCGAGCCGGTAGTTGGGATGAAGGCAGCCGCATATATCCAACTTACCTACTTAGGATGGATTACAGCCGGCGGAACCATGCCGGGAAATTTGATGGTTGCCGGTGTTTTTGGAACAGCATTAACGTTGCTGTCGGGAGCAGACCCGATTCTAGCGCCCACCTTTGCCGTTCCTTTCAGCCTGTTGGGAATTTTAACTTGGCAGGGATATATGACACTAAACAGTATTTGGGTGCATAAGGCGGATAAATATGTGGAAGAGGGAGATTTGACCGGAATCCGTATGATGAATTGGATTCCTTCCGGTATTTTGAGCTTTATTTTTAATGGCATCCCGGCATTTCTTTTAGTTTATTATGGCGGTGAATATGCGACTAAGGCTTTGGCTGCCATTCCGCAATATCTGATCGATGCATTTTCCACAGTTGGTGCCTTAATGCCGGCACTTGGTATTGCTATGCTGCTTACGTATATAGGCAAAAAAAAGATTATTGCATTCTTCTTTGCCGGTTATTTCTTAACGGTATATCTACATTTGGATACGATGGCAATTACTATCTTTGCAGCAATTGCCGGTATATTGGTATATTTCTTTACGTCAAATGCTAACAGTGAGGAGGCATAACAATATGGAACAGACAACAGGTCAGGAAAAGGTAAAGCTGCAGAAAAAAGATCTTATAAAACACTGGCTGGGTGGTTATTCACAGGAGACTTGTTATAACTATGAACGGTTGCAGGCGCTGGGGTGCACACAGGCAATCATTCCAATTATTAAACGTCTCTATAAAACCAAAGAAGAGCGGGCACAGGCCTTAAAAAAGTATATGATATTTTTTAATACCGAACCCTCCTTTGTGGGAACGGTCATTCCTGGGATTGCAGCTTCCATGGAAGAACAAGCGGCCAATGGCGTGGAAGTGACGGCAGAAGATATTAATTCTTTACGTACAGGCTTGATGGGGCCTTTGGCGGGTATCGGCGATACGGTATCGCAGGGTATCGTGTATCCAATTCTTGCAGGCATTGCTTGCTCTTTGGCGTTAGCGGGAAACCTGGGCGGACCGATTTTGTTTGAAGTAGGCTATAAAATCATCATGCTGACATGCGGCTATATGATGTATATGACAGGATACAAAAAAGGAAAAACAGCCGTTTTAGGTCTTTTACGGGCTGGAACTTTGAATAAGGTTACTGAAATATTCAGTATTGTTGGTTTGATGGTTATCGGGTCCATGGCGGCAACACGTGTTAACATCGTTACCCCCATTGCATTTAAAGTGGGAGAAGTCGGGATCAACCTGCAAAAGGTATTGGACTCTCTGCTTCCGTCGATGCTTCCATTATTGGCTGTATTAGGGGTATGGAAACTTTTGGATAATAGAAAAAGTCCTACGTACATCATTGCTGTCCTGTTTATTGTAGGTGTAGTTTGCTCGCTGCTGGGGGTTTTATCGATCCCGGCAGTCAAGTGATGAATTAAGAAGATGCATTCGGGTGGTTGGGTGGGAAGTTACGATACTGAATATGGAGTGATGGACGATGATAGGATTATTGTTGGTTAGTCATGGTGAACTATGCGAGTATATGCTTCACTCAACAGCCATGATGACAGGAGAAGCCAAGCAGGCGGGAGCTGTATCCTTGAAAAAGGGTGAATCGCCGCTGGATTTTGAAAACCGGGTGAGACATGCGCTGGATAAGTTGGATACGGGAGAAGGCGTTATCGTATTGGCGGATGTGTTGGGAGGAACGCCCTATAATACGGTTGGCTTGCTTAGCAGAGAGTACAACCTTCAAATGATAACCGGTATGAATGTGCCCATGATTGTGCAATTGACACTAGGCCGTGAGGAGGGTTCTGATATATCGGAGTTGGTTGATTTAGCGCATGAGGCGGCCAAAGAAGGTATAAAGCTACTGCGGCAAAAAAAATGAGAGGGGTATCAACATGGAGCATTTGATGTTGGCCAGAATCGATGACCGGCTAATACATGGGCAGGTTATGACGGCCTGGATGAAGGTAAGGCCGGCTAAACAAATTATTGTAATAGACGATAAAATAGCAAAGGACTCTTTTATGATCGATGTCATCCAGCTTGCTGCGCCATCCGGTGTAAAAGTGCATGTTCTATCATGTACGGATGCTATTGAAACCTTGAAAAAAGGATTGGATACCACAACGATATTATTGGCGAAAACACCTGCAACGTATAAGGCTCTCATTGATTCGGACATCGATATTAAAGAGATTAATGTAGGCGGTATGGGAATGATGCAGGGCAGAAAAACACTGTATAAGAATATTGCGGCTTCCGATGAGGAACGGGCCATTTTTAAAGAGCTTTTGGATAAAAAAATTGATGTAAAGGTGCAAATTATACCGGCTAACAATGCTGTCGCAATGACAGGGTTATTAAAATGATAATGCCGGCGGGTACAGGAGGAATGTAAGCCATGAAAGCAATGCGTTTGCATAAAGTCAATCAATTTACGCTGGACGAGGTGCCGAGGCCTGTCCCCCGAAATGATGAAATTTTGCTTAAGGTAGAAGCTTGCGGGATATGTGGCTCCGATATACCGCGAGTTTACGAATTGGGCACAAAAGTGTATCCGGTAACACTGGGACATGAGTTTGCCGGTGTGGTATGCGAAGTGGGGAGAGCGGAAAATAATTCGCTCATTGGTAAGAAGGCAGCCATTTTCCCGATTATACCGTGCAGGAATTGCGAGAATTGCCAGACCGGTAATTATGCACAATGCAATCATTATCAATATCTAGGATCGAGAAATGACGGAGGCTTTGCTGAATACTGTCTGATTCCTAGTAAATGGCATCTTGTATTATCGAATAATCCGGATGTATCCGTAGAAGCGTTAGCCTTAGTGGAACCTGCCACGGTTGCACAGCACGCCATTCGCAAAGGAGGACTGTCGGCGGGAGAAAACCTTGTTATTATCGGTGCCGGGCCAATAGGAATTATAGCAGCGCGCTGGGCAAAAATTTTTGGTGCATCCCAAGTGATATTATTGGAAATTGATGATGTGAAGATTGATTTTGCTAAACAGTGTAATTTGGATGTCAGAGATATAAAAGACGAAAAGTGTGTTAACAACATAGTGGAAGAGGCAGGCAGAATTGATGTGGTGATTGAAGGAACAGGAACTTCATCCGGTTTAAATACGGCCATACAGTTATGCCGTACGTTTGGCCGTGTTGTTATGATGGGCAACCCGCATCAGGATACTACCATTGCCTTACAAAATCAGAGTATGATTTTACGTAAGGAATTACACCTCATCGGTATGTGGAACTCATACTATGCAGAACTGCCGTTTAACGAATGGGCCTACACAGTAAAACAGATGGATGATGGAGTTCTGGCGGTAACCGATTTAATTACGCATAAAGTCTCTTTGGCAGAATTAAAGAATTTGTTTGACCAGATTTACGCTAAAGAAGTTACTGTTTGCAAAGCAATATATTTCTCAGAGGCAAACCGGAGGCAATAGAAAGAAGCGGCACAAGGGGGGAGAAGATGAAAGTTAAGTTTGCACCGTCTTTGATGTGTATGGATTTGATGAATGTTCAAAACCAGATTGGGATATTAGATCAATACGCAGATTATTACCATATCGATATTATGGATGGTCATTTTGTAAAAAATTTATCTTTATCATTGGACTTTGTAAAAAGATTAAAATTAATCACCAATATTCCTTTGGATTGTCATTTAATGGCCAGCAATCCAGAGATGTACGTAGATCAGTTGATCGAAATTGGTGCTGATTTTATATCGTTGCATGCCGAAACGATTAGTGGACAGGCATTCAGGCTGATTGAACGGATCAAACAGGCAGATATAAAATTTGGTGTCGTCTTGAATCCGGAAACAGATCTGCATGCCATATCATCGTATTTACATTTAGTGGATATCTTGACAATCATGAGTGTAGATCCGGGTTTTGCAGGACAAAAATTTATTGTCGAATCGATAGATAAGGTCCGTTTGGCTAGCAGTTTGAAAGCAGATAAACAATATTCTTATGAAATCGCCGTAGATGGCGGATGTAATAAAAAAACATATAAAATACTTAGACAAGCGGGGGCAGAATGCTTTATTGTCGGATCATCAGGCTTGTTCGGGCTTCATGAGAATTTAAACTTAGCGTATGAGTTAATGCTACGAGAATATGAACAAGAGACAGCCTGTATATGAAGTATAAGGAGATTGCGGTTGCAAGTGGATTGTCAGTGTTGATCAACAGGCCGCTGGATGATTTGAAGATCATAAAGTTCGTACGTCAAAAGCCGCGTTGCGGGTGGCATTAACAGTAAAACGCCGGCTTCGTATATTTCACTTTTGCCCGATAGCATAATCATTGATAGTGGTATGACCGGAGCCAAAGATCCGGCCGAGGCAGCGAAAGCTATAAACCATATAATGGTCTAGTCTGATACGTAAGGTACAGAAACATTCGATAGCTATTTCATTTATTCGAATGTTTTTGTGCCTTTGTTTTATTTATAGCGCTAACCCTGCTGGTATGCAGAAATGAACATAGCATTATCAAGGAATGTTAGAAAAACAATAAATGACATAAAAAGATTTAATTTGAAATAATTTGATATAAATTGAATTGACATAGCTGGCGACAGAGTTATAATGAAGACAGAGGGATAAGGGGGGAGCGGTGAATCCGTTTCCAACCCAAGTTAGAGGAGGCGTAGAACCTATATGAAACCCCAGGACGCTAGGAAAAGACAGCTCATCGAGTCGCTGGCAGGTTTAATTGTGTCTTGTCAAACGCAAAAGGATGATCCGATTCATACGGATGATATGGTTGTCAAAATGGCGGAAGCAGCCCGGTGGGCCGGTGCCAGCGGCATTCGGGCCAATTCGCCGGAACAGATTAAAGCCATTAAGTCCAAGGTGGATTTGCCGGTCATTGGACTATATAAAATCTGGTATGAGCATACCGATGTATTTATTACTCCTACCCTGGACGCCTGCCGACAGGTGTGGGAAGCGGGGGCCGAAATCATTGCCCTTGATTGCACTAGTCAGCTTACGGAGGAGGGCAGACCGGCCTATGAGCTGCTGCCTGTACTGAACCCCGAAGCGATTATTTTTGCTGATGTG includes these proteins:
- a CDS encoding phosphoheptose isomerase family protein codes for the protein MEKISYAEETQIILSELQEALGAVQENEVGTMVEAICQARMVFATGVGRVLLMVQAFVKRLNHLGIKANFVGAVDEPAITSQDVLLVASGSGESVVPLAVMKVAKRYKANIVHVGASPDSSMTEYEDLFVRIPCKTKLNKPDEIPSKQLMSSLFEQSLLLLLDAVAMMIAKKQQITNLDELWQYHANLE
- a CDS encoding galactitol-1-phosphate 5-dehydrogenase, producing MDDMMKAAVLYAPGCLKIENVPIPVPGKDEVLVKVLACGVCGSDIPRIVTTGTYHFPTIPGHEFGGIVCQAGSEEQQYLVGRKVAVNPLIPCYKCEMCEVGKYAQCSQYDFLGSRSHGGFAQYAKVPVKNLIVLPDHMDDKATAFLEPVTVALHVVQNCQLRFGENVAVFGLGAIGMFIAQWAKAFGAPHVFAIDIDEKKVALAKALGLYDAICSGQEDVERVIGEKTDGVEFAFEAAGSETAFAQAIHLLRQSGTLGLVGRPTKNLSVAPQVFEKILRSQLTLKGTWSFEAVNFPHHAWGQSAVAIDKGQIQISPLISHCFSLERTMEAIELMNRRKEFYSKILIMPNQ
- a CDS encoding PTS mannose/fructose/sorbose/N-acetylgalactosamine transporter subunit IIC — encoded protein: MLSAILVAVIATMSTWWVSHVITRTWLYPLWSGFLVALAMGEPVVGMKAAAYIQLTYLGWITAGGTMPGNLMVAGVFGTALTLLSGADPILAPTFAVPFSLLGILTWQGYMTLNSIWVHKADKYVEEGDLTGIRMMNWIPSGILSFIFNGIPAFLLVYYGGEYATKALAAIPQYLIDAFSTVGALMPALGIAMLLTYIGKKKIIAFFFAGYFLTVYLHLDTMAITIFAAIAGILVYFFTSNANSEEA
- a CDS encoding PTS system mannose/fructose/sorbose family transporter subunit IID translates to MEQTTGQEKVKLQKKDLIKHWLGGYSQETCYNYERLQALGCTQAIIPIIKRLYKTKEERAQALKKYMIFFNTEPSFVGTVIPGIAASMEEQAANGVEVTAEDINSLRTGLMGPLAGIGDTVSQGIVYPILAGIACSLALAGNLGGPILFEVGYKIIMLTCGYMMYMTGYKKGKTAVLGLLRAGTLNKVTEIFSIVGLMVIGSMAATRVNIVTPIAFKVGEVGINLQKVLDSLLPSMLPLLAVLGVWKLLDNRKSPTYIIAVLFIVGVVCSLLGVLSIPAVK
- a CDS encoding PTS sugar transporter subunit IIA; this encodes MIGLLLVSHGELCEYMLHSTAMMTGEAKQAGAVSLKKGESPLDFENRVRHALDKLDTGEGVIVLADVLGGTPYNTVGLLSREYNLQMITGMNVPMIVQLTLGREEGSDISELVDLAHEAAKEGIKLLRQKK
- a CDS encoding PTS sugar transporter subunit IIB, translated to MEHLMLARIDDRLIHGQVMTAWMKVRPAKQIIVIDDKIAKDSFMIDVIQLAAPSGVKVHVLSCTDAIETLKKGLDTTTILLAKTPATYKALIDSDIDIKEINVGGMGMMQGRKTLYKNIAASDEERAIFKELLDKKIDVKVQIIPANNAVAMTGLLK
- a CDS encoding alcohol dehydrogenase catalytic domain-containing protein; this encodes MKAMRLHKVNQFTLDEVPRPVPRNDEILLKVEACGICGSDIPRVYELGTKVYPVTLGHEFAGVVCEVGRAENNSLIGKKAAIFPIIPCRNCENCQTGNYAQCNHYQYLGSRNDGGFAEYCLIPSKWHLVLSNNPDVSVEALALVEPATVAQHAIRKGGLSAGENLVIIGAGPIGIIAARWAKIFGASQVILLEIDDVKIDFAKQCNLDVRDIKDEKCVNNIVEEAGRIDVVIEGTGTSSGLNTAIQLCRTFGRVVMMGNPHQDTTIALQNQSMILRKELHLIGMWNSYYAELPFNEWAYTVKQMDDGVLAVTDLITHKVSLAELKNLFDQIYAKEVTVCKAIYFSEANRRQ
- the alsE gene encoding D-allulose 6-phosphate 3-epimerase, with the protein product MKVKFAPSLMCMDLMNVQNQIGILDQYADYYHIDIMDGHFVKNLSLSLDFVKRLKLITNIPLDCHLMASNPEMYVDQLIEIGADFISLHAETISGQAFRLIERIKQADIKFGVVLNPETDLHAISSYLHLVDILTIMSVDPGFAGQKFIVESIDKVRLASSLKADKQYSYEIAVDGGCNKKTYKILRQAGAECFIVGSSGLFGLHENLNLAYELMLREYEQETACI
- a CDS encoding N-acetylmannosamine-6-phosphate 2-epimerase → MKPQDARKRQLIESLAGLIVSCQTQKDDPIHTDDMVVKMAEAARWAGASGIRANSPEQIKAIKSKVDLPVIGLYKIWYEHTDVFITPTLDACRQVWEAGAEIIALDCTSQLTEEGRPAYELLPVLNPEAIIFADVATYEEAKRAIQLGADLVAPTLYGYTAETKHIEQPDIREFARMCRAFKEDAYMVMEGHIYTPEDAMKCMYLGAHAVVVGSAITRPHLIAKRFVDLLNGYQTNWRDAERSKH